From Zerene cesonia ecotype Mississippi chromosome 13, Zerene_cesonia_1.1, whole genome shotgun sequence, the proteins below share one genomic window:
- the LOC119831112 gene encoding uncharacterized protein LOC119831112 yields MKCILFISICIFISCVLPISSECNIPIVLRNSWFSFENGQQTTTDINANEMTGRGVCVNIHSESQSNYSMVFKYTNCYYCVKLMVRTVNVLEKIETPCVDLEPHEEPTVERVCRHLNPDQYFVTLFAENFVPVNCRSSLEGVWQFAYQNRFRFTGECNNPEAQIRSCQTAGTQFLITNQKFNITYRKCPGMSGTFEGVVEYSCLGHWFVNKNMFFAVANTKESRKDERYRCFLRNRDDDLYIGASITPQCSTLKTVEKSPERYRITPVKAEVVEPGCRLPQNFSGDWINTANIDADVFINETHIIETYYPDEGRYRRTIYVCREQRDSRVMMARLTVDGCQKDYVCFDFVPQHHNVIRFRKGLAMTQNNFHTVCSWVQFQNKQKWRYDIFLKKDPTPIRCPVAGKFNFTQRGDVRFETRILGGVTLSPRPNLYCKINISDFSVCDVDQKTVQIKENYCLSVDYLGRPVDIYSDPDYKMKCIGYWKENLKSYLITYDELDPFSKYRCWVYQRADLNRVLMSQALGAYCDLKQDVTSWNYTEGAAVAIEMEEYERERDQCPMHFDDGSDPWATKENFIKVFSFSYSFWRGNSAPALYMTNLTIVVLLVSVMKCLLT; encoded by the exons ATgaagtgtatattatttatttcgatatgtatatttataagttgtg TGCTGCCGATATCGTCAGAATGTAATATTCCAATAGTTCTAAGGAATTCTTggttttcatttgaaaatggTCAACAGACAACTACTGACATCAACGCAAATGAAATGACCGGCAG agGAGTGTGTGTTAACATACATTCTGAGTCACAGTCAAATTACTCTATGGTATTTAAATACACCAATTGTTACTATTGTGTGAAACTTATGGTCAGAACGGTGAATGTTCTGGAGAAGATCGAGACTCCCTGTGTGGACTTGGAGCCACATGAAGAGCCGACAGTGGAGAGAGTGTGCAGGCATCTCAACCCCgatcaatattttgttaccCTGTTTGCTGAGAATTTTGTTCCT GTAAATTGTCGCTCATCATTGGAAGGCGTGTGGCAGTTTGCGTATCAAAACCGCTTCAGATTCACAGGTGAATGTAACAATCCCGAAGCACAAATAAGATCCTGTCAGACAGCTGGTACGCAGTTCTTGATCACAAATCAAAAGTTTAATATCACATACAGAAAGTGCCCCGGAATGTCTGGTACATTTGAGGGTGTTGTTGAATATAGTTGTTTGG GACATTGGTTTgtcaataaaaacatgttcttTGCTGTGGCAAACACAAAGGAATCTCGTAAGGACGAAAGATACCGCTGTTTCTTGAGGAACAGAGATGATGATCTCTATATTGGTGCATCCATAACGCCGCAATGCAGTACCTTGAAAACCGTTGAGAAGTCTCCAGAGAGATATAGGATAACACCAGTGAAA GCTGAAGTTGTAGAACCAGGCTGTCGATTACCACAAAACTTTTCTGGCGATTGGATCAATACCGCTAACATAGACGCTGACGTGTTTATAAACGAAACACATATAATCGAGACCTATTATCCTGATGAGGGGCGATATAGACGTACCATTTATGTGTGCAG aGAACAGCGTGACAGCAGAGTGATGATGGCAAGATTAACTGTAGATGGGTGTCAGAAGGATTATGTCTGTTTTGATTTTGTACCACAACATCATAACGTCATAag GTTCCGCAAAGGTTTAGCCATGACGCAAAACAATTTCCACACAGTGTGCTCTTGGGTACAGTTTCAGAATAAACAGAAGTGGCGTTATGATATATTCCTTAAGAAGGATCCAACGCCCATCAGATGCCCGGTTGCTGGAAAATTTAACTTCACGCAAAGAGGCGATGTTAGGTTTGAAACAAGAATCCTTGGGGGTGTCACACTAAGTCCTCGGCCCAATTTGtactgcaaaataaatataagtgatTTCTCTGTGTGTGATGTCGATCAGAAAACAGTTCAGATAAAGGAGAATTACTGCCTCTCTGTTGATTATTTGGGAAGACCAGTGGATATTTATAGTGACCCAGATTATAAGATGAAATGTATTGGATATTGGAAAGAGAACTTGAAGTCGTATTTAATTACGTATGACGAACTTGATCCATTCTCCAAATATAGATGTTGGGTATATCAGAGAGCAGATCTTAATAG AGTGCTCATGTCCCAAGCTCTCGGCGCATATTGTGATTTGAAACAAGATGTTACGTCATGGAACTATACAGAGGGCGCTGCGGTCGCGATAGAAATGGAAGAGTATGAAAGGGAAAGAGATCAATGTCCAATGCACTTCGACGATGGGAGTGACCCTTGGGCGACAAAAGAGAACTTTATTAAAGTGTTCTCATTCTCCTATTCGTTTTGGAGAGGAAACAGTGCGCCGGCGTTGTATATGACAAACTTAACAATAGTGGTTCTATTAGTTTCTGTTATGAAATGCCTACTTACTTAA
- the LOC119831126 gene encoding protein FAM32A-like: MVEEDEYSCVNRAQLKIKDNSGIKKKKKKKANKDTEKVIKQQINNNEVQEQVKQREEEKRTKAELAFKKMQEKMQRQRIQQKAEMTHKQRVEKFNQHLDSLTEHFDIPKVSWTK; the protein is encoded by the exons atggTGGAGGAAGACGAATACTCATGTGTCAATAGagcacaattaaaaattaaagataattctggaatcaaaaagaaaaagaagaagaaggcAAATAAAGACACAGAAAAGGTTATAAAACagcaaattaataacaatgaagTCCAAGAACAAGTGAAGCAACGAGAAGAAGAAAAACGAACTAAAGCTGAATTAGCATTTAAGAAAATGCAAGAAAAGATG CAAAGACAAAGAATACAGCAAAAAGCAGAGATGACCCACAAACAGAGAGTTGAGAAATTCAATCAACATTTGGACAGTCTGACTGAACACTTTGATATTCCCAAAGTATCTTGGACGAAATAA